Proteins encoded in a region of the Natrarchaeobius halalkaliphilus genome:
- a CDS encoding winged-helix domain-containing protein: MSQGRDDAGRFEESVTEQDILKVFDYEDDPVLTAPEVADGLRRFGKQITPEGVRNRLAEMDEKGLVSRKKLGARAVGWWAEVAPELDSSTAKTIDSRKESDEWEEL, from the coding sequence ATGAGCCAAGGACGCGATGACGCGGGCCGGTTTGAGGAGTCTGTTACCGAACAAGATATTCTCAAGGTATTTGACTACGAGGATGATCCAGTCCTCACAGCGCCAGAAGTTGCTGACGGTCTTCGGCGGTTTGGGAAGCAAATCACCCCTGAAGGGGTCCGAAACCGGCTCGCGGAGATGGACGAGAAAGGGCTCGTAAGCCGTAAAAAGCTCGGTGCAAGAGCTGTGGGGTGGTGGGCAGAGGTTGCCCCTGAACTGGATTCTAGCACTGCCAAAACTATTGACTCGAGAAAGGAGTCTGACGAGTGGGAGGAGTTGTAG
- a CDS encoding DUF4870 domain-containing protein has product MTSTSTASGPELLEERSIGGILVHLLGLLTGFLGPAIVYAVSDDEYTRTNARHALNWHVTVLALMIVSFVTFFLGADELTVGGEQTELSLLPAPLDTVFAIAGVLLLIVFMLAILLTFVYAVVATLKAVFGSIWTYPGAIDVVKRYR; this is encoded by the coding sequence ATGACATCCACATCCACTGCGTCCGGCCCCGAACTGCTCGAGGAACGATCGATCGGCGGTATACTCGTTCACCTCCTGGGCTTACTCACCGGATTTCTCGGTCCGGCTATCGTCTATGCCGTCTCGGACGACGAGTACACCCGGACGAACGCACGGCATGCGCTGAACTGGCACGTTACCGTTTTGGCGTTGATGATCGTGTCGTTCGTAACGTTCTTTCTCGGCGCTGACGAGCTTACCGTGGGCGGGGAACAGACCGAACTGTCCCTGCTGCCGGCACCGCTCGATACGGTGTTCGCGATCGCTGGCGTACTGCTGCTGATCGTATTCATGCTCGCGATACTCCTCACCTTCGTGTACGCCGTCGTCGCGACGCTGAAGGCCGTGTTCGGCTCGATTTGGACGTATCCCGGCGCGATCGATGTCGTCAAGCGGT
- a CDS encoding MFS transporter, with protein MNWQYRYSVLVLCTLAFFVTYFARLAVSPVVPFIIDDFEISNTLIGVALSGMWLAYGLAQFPSGILSDRYGEKPIILIAVGGTAVVSVLLALSPVFGAFVVAAVVLGGVAGLHYSVASALLSVTFDDLGTAIGIHSIGGPLAGLVAPVAAAWVGVRYGWRPAIALTAVVGVPIFVLVLLWIRPTEPRQPDKPLRDSLELRTVVELISRPAIAFPLLIAIAGTYVVQGLLSFFPAFLVAFHEYSPTAAGVAFSAFFLVRTVSQIVLGRASDAYGRDIAIAGSMMAGAVGVPLVILDSGTVTMAAGITLVAVASSFFAVIDPRFMDALSVEERGSGFGLVRTVYTVVGAAGSVGVGLTADLFGWGVAFGTLAALFAISFLSVVVNRMLGLGY; from the coding sequence ATGAACTGGCAGTATCGCTACAGCGTTCTCGTCCTGTGTACGCTTGCCTTCTTCGTCACCTACTTCGCCCGGCTGGCGGTTAGCCCGGTGGTTCCGTTCATAATCGACGATTTCGAGATTTCGAACACGCTGATCGGCGTTGCCCTGAGCGGTATGTGGCTCGCTTACGGCCTCGCACAGTTCCCGAGCGGGATCCTCTCCGATCGATACGGCGAAAAGCCGATCATACTCATCGCCGTGGGCGGAACGGCCGTCGTGAGTGTTTTGCTCGCGCTGTCACCGGTGTTCGGCGCGTTCGTGGTCGCCGCCGTCGTGCTCGGTGGCGTTGCAGGCCTTCATTACTCCGTCGCATCGGCGCTGCTGTCGGTGACGTTCGACGATCTCGGGACCGCGATCGGCATTCACTCGATCGGCGGACCGCTGGCTGGACTGGTCGCTCCGGTCGCAGCAGCTTGGGTCGGGGTTCGGTACGGGTGGCGCCCCGCGATCGCGTTGACCGCCGTCGTCGGGGTTCCGATTTTCGTCCTGGTTCTCCTGTGGATCCGACCGACCGAGCCTCGACAGCCGGACAAACCGTTGCGGGACAGCCTCGAGCTACGCACAGTCGTAGAACTCATATCCCGGCCCGCGATCGCATTTCCGCTCCTGATCGCGATCGCCGGGACGTACGTCGTTCAGGGACTCTTATCGTTCTTCCCGGCATTCCTCGTTGCGTTCCACGAGTATAGCCCGACGGCAGCCGGCGTCGCATTTTCCGCCTTTTTCCTCGTCAGGACGGTCAGTCAGATCGTCCTCGGGCGCGCCTCCGACGCCTACGGACGGGACATCGCAATCGCCGGTTCGATGATGGCGGGAGCGGTCGGCGTTCCGCTCGTCATTCTGGATTCGGGAACCGTCACGATGGCCGCCGGCATCACACTCGTGGCAGTCGCCTCGAGTTTCTTCGCGGTGATCGATCCCCGATTCATGGACGCCCTTTCGGTCGAAGAGCGAGGGTCGGGATTCGGCCTCGTCCGGACGGTGTACACCGTCGTCGGCGCGGCCGGATCGGTCGGCGTGGGTCTCACCGCCGACCTGTTCGGCTGGGGCGTCGCATTC